The window taggccttcatgTTCACTCccctctcactcactcactcactcacccagagcaacttccagtcctgcaagctccactcatggtaagtgccctataaaggtatcttttataccatctttgtactgtaccttttctatatctagatatgtttagatatccaaatacttaccattgggttacacttatctttttttttttttttttttgagacagagtcttgctgtgttgcccgggctagagtgagtgccgtggcatcagcctagctcacagcaacctcagactcctgggcttaagcgatcctactatctcagcctccccagtagctgggactacaggcatgtgccaccatgcccggctaattttttctatacatatactttagttggccagataatttctttctatttttagtagagacgggggtctcgctcttgctgaggctgatctcgaactcctgacctcgagcaatccacccgcctcggcctcccagagtgctaggattacaggcgtgagccaccgcgcccggccaggatcatgtcactttcttaaaatttttcagtggTTTGCTGTTGCTCTTGGAATGAAAGTTAGACTCCTCACCTTGGACTTCAAGGCTCTGGGCCCTGTTTCCACTTCAACCCATTTCCCGTGTTTCCCCTATTTGCACTGTGTGTACACCATGACAAGCCCACCCTTTGTCAACTTGGTACCCCAACGATCTCCTTAAACCGTActtaaagacaataacaaggcaATAGTTCCACCTAACATGATGCAATTATCCTGCCTACAACTGAAAATGCACTAATCCCTTCCCCAGAATTCagctttcaggatttcaacatttgggattttAAACCTTAGTAATTGTAATTTTTGAGATCTTTGACATTAGagattttagactttagggattttgatcttcccagatttcaacatttgggattatgGTGTTTGGGATTGTGTTTTTTAGGATTATGATCTGTACCACCTGAAATCACAGGGtttgaaatgttatttatctttCCCTAGTATACATTAAGTCTGTAACTATTAACATATGAGTGGGCTGTCTAGACTCACCCTGTACTGCAGGGCACCCTTGtaccacactttgggaaatgcttgCCTCTGTGCCACCAACCCACATCTGCTCACTTTCGTCCCTGGCCTTTCCCACCTGTTCTGCCTGGGTTTCTCAGGTCCCGTGTTGAGACACAAACacttacaaataataaaactcaCTGCTTTGTGCCAAGAACAGTCCTCTGAATGGAAATTGGAGATGGAATTTCTCTGATAAAAGATTATAATCAAAGCTAATATAATGTGTTGGTTAAGAGCACGGGCTCTGGAGATGAGCGGGACTCGAATCCCAGGTCTCCCCCTTGCTGTGTAAGTCATTTCCCTCTCTCGGGTGGCTCAGGACacagctgtgaggattaaatggattaatatattttcaaggcTTAGAACCATGTCTGGCACATGATAAGTGCTCAATTAATCTTAGATATTATTATAGGTTGTGAGTTTGGGCAATGGaagtctcaaagaaaaaatagtcCATGAGTGTACTAGACACACTTTCCTTTGAAGAAAAGTTGGCTAGAAAATCCTAGGTGTGTACTAATTGAATCCTGCGGTAAGTGCTGTGTGCATCTATTATGTCAGGGTGTCAGGGTTTTAGGAATCAGGTCCATAGTATAGAACACTCAACGATTTAAAATGGCATCTGACTTACTGCAATTTAGTTATGcaaattggtcattttgtgtgaATTTGAGGAGGATACTTCTTTCCCccaattcttaaatatttattgctcatgtagtttatctttatttgaaaactgaatattttcacTAAACATCAGGAGTTGTGCAAAGTGTGTGTGCATCCTCCGAAAGTTTTTGAGATGCCTTCTGTTATGAACGAGTACAATAGGTTAGGTATTTCTGAAATAAACCAgaaaactgccaaactatctaataagttttaatgttttgtaACAACTGTTCCCCAGGTCATAATATGaacaatattttttcctatttcttttttgaaataactCAAGCATCAGCCACATTACTTTAAAGTGTTATTACATGTAATTGAACAATATCATCGTTACCTTTATTAAATTACCTTTATGAAGAACAACAAAGGAACAGTAAAGCTATATTTCAACAAAACATTTCAATTCTAATTTTGAAACCTagtcagaaaaaatatatttagtacaATGATAATACATTAAATACACGTGATTATGCTGTCTTTGTTACATAGACCACCATGTTAAGAAAAGGCATTTAGCTAATACTGAAAaccaaattcttttaaaaacaattgaactTTACCATTGCCAGAGATTTTTTGAAAAGCTGTAGATATACACTTTGGAGATAAAATGATCAAGATTACCTCCTGAAGCTATTTTAACATATTCTAAATGCTaaacaaaaatttcatgaaatGACTCAGGAGATATGCTTCTAATGATTTCCTCCTAAAGCTACTTTGACAGCCTCTAAGGGCCAAATAAGGATGTGTGGCATTCCCTAATATGGCCTGATGGGAAAAGGCTCACAGTGAGAACCAGGATCCTTGACTTCTACTCCAGCTAATAAGCTAAGTGAACCAAAGtcagtatttatttaatgttttgcagtttgcttatttattctcttGGGAGAGTCACACCTTCCCAACCTACTTCTATGCACTACAGTGGGTTTTTAAATGCTGTGTGAAATTTCCCTACACTATCTAAACATTTCCAACTAATTATAATATTTCCTTAGCTACTCAGCATTTTTACTACTGTCTGTATTCCTTTGCATACAAAATCAATCTCCCAACTCAACAAGAGATAGTTGCCATTTTGCATTTCACTGCCTGCATGCTCGCCAGTATTATGTTGCCCCCTGCGTTGTCTTTCAAAAGTCCTCACTGTTATAGCTAAAGATTGGACCCACTCTATCTGAGTAACTGATGGCACGGCCCAGCCCAGACAGACACACATCCCAGGTCTCTGCTCCGTCCGTCCTAGAGGAAGCTGACTCTTGAGGAAAAGCCCAAGTGGGTCTGATGGCACGGAAATCTCCTGGAATTTTCAAAGGAAGTGGCCCCAAGGGAGAGGCTGCCCTGGTGACTGTAGCTGGAGGGCTCAAGGCTTCTGGACAGGTAGACATCTGGGTGTCCCCAGGAGCACAGTTACAGCCTGAAAGCCTCTTGACCTCCTGTACGTTGTCACTGTGTTTCAGAGCAGGGGGCTGGTAGGCCTGGCAGGACACTTGGGTGGTGGTGGTAATCACCgtctgcagggcaggggcacCGGGTGCGGCAATCGTGAGGTACCTGCAGGGAAGTTCTGGATTGTAGTAAGGGAGACTGGCCACAGCCTGGAACTGTCCATGGTCAGTCCTCTCCCCAAGGCCAGATATTCCAAGAGCTGGTGTCCAGCCATGTTGTCTACTGGTGAAATCAAAGGTTTTCTCATAGCTGCTGTGTGAACTCACATTATATTGTAGTGCATTCAGATGGACCCAGTCTGTGTCAGTAGGGATACTGGTGGCATCTTTATGAAGAATGGAATATGGGCTTGAATTTGTATAACCAGGGCCTGCCAATCCATAGCTGCAAGGTGGCCTGGGCAAATAGATTCTTGGGTTTGGAGACTTCTGAAAGGGTGGCATTTTGTCTCCTTGAAAAGTGGCCAGGTCACAGGTAGCTGCCCCAGAGTTTGGGAAGGAAGGGCAAGGCTGTCCTGGAACCAGGAAGCCGGTGTTGGTAATTATATCAAACTCTTTGGGGTTTTCCAAGGGAGATATGTGGCTGAAATGTCCACTGCTGTCTTGATCTTCTTCTGCCTAAACAGTGATACAAATACAGATACATGATATGTAAATTGCACGCAAACCTTCACCTCTAGCAACAGCCAACCAAGTCAGTGAAAACAAACTTGCCCTTGGAGAGCTGTGTGTTGTGGACATGGCTCAGGAAGGtgatttgaactcctggcccaGGGGTTGCCAAGCTTGGGCTTGCCCAGGTGTGACTACCACACTACTGAGTGAGGAAGGTCCACAATAGCCAGGCAGGATGGTTCTGAGTGGCAGACGGTCCTGTTCTCACCCATACTGTCTTCATAATAGGAGAGACTCAGGAGCCACACACACCTGAGTTCGAATCCTGACTCTGCACCTCACTAATTgaacaagttgcttaacctctctgagcctcggattcctcattttaaaaatggggctTAATATCTTGTTCCTCGTAACCTTTGACTATTGCAACCTTGTCATAGGGTTTCTGTAACCATTAAATGGGTGAAACTCTTAGatcagtgcctggcccatagaaaGTGCTTGAAAAACACGTTTCTGTTCTCCTCACAGTAACTCTCTATCTGTTTAGCATGCTTTAGTAGAAAAGCCAAACTGGAACAAGTTGCACAAAGAAATTTTATCTGTTCCTGTGTAGACAACGTAAAGGACCCTCTCAAGGACGTGCTCGCTCGCTGTTGGTGtgcacatatttctttctttgttactGTTGGCCAGTCACCCTTGTATCAGGATGTCAGCACATGTCCTGGCTATATCATTGACTGTACAGTTGTTTGTTTTAAGAACATTGAAACCCTATTCAAATGTTGTTTGAATGATCTTTTGTTGGAGTtgtataatttttacataaaatgaaaccTTTGTAATTAATATGTGACATTCATACTTCATATAACTATGTGTGTATCTTTTGA of the Lemur catta isolate mLemCat1 chromosome 4, mLemCat1.pri, whole genome shotgun sequence genome contains:
- the LOC123636529 gene encoding LOW QUALITY PROTEIN: chorion-specific transcription factor GCMb-like (The sequence of the model RefSeq protein was modified relative to this genomic sequence to represent the inferred CDS: deleted 1 base in 1 codon; substituted 1 base at 1 genomic stop codon); translated protein: MPADALQQADPVCSYGMQPNWDIKDPQMPQEPAFFDHFQEWPDGYVCFIYSSDERKAQRHLSGWAMRNTNNHHGHILKKSCLGVVVCAGAXALPEGSRLQLRPAICDKARLKQQKKSCPSCHSALELISCRGHSGYPVTNFWRLDGNAMFFQAKRVHDHPRPESKSETEARRSTIKRQMASFYQPQKKRIQEPEAEEDQDSSGHFSHISPLENPKEFDIITNTGFLVPGQPCPSFPNSGAATCDLATFQGDKMPPFQKSPNPRIYLPRPPCSYGLAGPGYTNSSPYSILHKDATSIPTDTDWVHLNALQYNVSSHSSYEKTFDFTSRQHGWTPALGISGLGERTDHGQFQAVASLPYYNPELPCRYLTIAAPGAPALQTVITTTTQVSCQAYQPPALKHSDNVQEVKRLSGCNCAPGDTQMSTCPEALSPPATVTRAASPLGPLPLKIPGDFRAIRPTWAFPQESASSRTDGAETWDVCLSGLGRAISYSDRVGPIFSYNSEDF